A stretch of DNA from Shewanella sediminis HAW-EB3:
ACTCATGGCATAGCGCGAGCCCCACTGCGCCACCGTACTCCTGTCATTTGGCGACGCCATCAATGATTCAGCTATTTTTCTTAATTTACTATTTTGCGATATCGGAAATTCCAGTTGATTCGTAGGCATCTGAGTCAGTTCGTGTAGCAGAACCTTGACTAACAAGTCGGTGGGACCACCAGCTTCATAACTCTGAGGTAGTTGAGAGAAGTGTTTAATGAGCTCTCTTAACAGAGGAGAGATTGACAAGGTGCAGCTTCGTGAAGGTAAATGAGCCACATGAGGGGCGATAAAAAGCAGACACAGGGAGGCATCACCGGATACCTTGTTGCTGTGAGGGAACCCGGCCGGGATCCAGACCGCACTCTGGGGAGGTGCTATCCATATTGCATCGGATATTTCACAGGTTATGTAGCCATGCAGGGCGAGGATCAGTTGACCTTTTTGATGGGTATGAACGGGCAGTTCATCGGCGGGCTTAATGGCATCTTGCCTGAGACCTACAACATCGAGAAGAGACCGGTCCGGATCAAAGTCAGCGGTATTTTTTTTCATTACTCATCATCTTGGCTGGTTTTAGCTATTAAATGGCATTATATCTAAATTCAGCGGGCGCTGAAATATTTATAGTACCCACCTGTTTAATTCATCAGGTTCAACAATGAAAAGAAGTACTCAAACCGGATTATTGGTTGCCGGAATATTACTGTTTGCGGCAAATTTGCGTGCGCCTATCAC
This window harbors:
- a CDS encoding AraC family transcriptional regulator, which translates into the protein MKKNTADFDPDRSLLDVVGLRQDAIKPADELPVHTHQKGQLILALHGYITCEISDAIWIAPPQSAVWIPAGFPHSNKVSGDASLCLLFIAPHVAHLPSRSCTLSISPLLRELIKHFSQLPQSYEAGGPTDLLVKVLLHELTQMPTNQLEFPISQNSKLRKIAESLMASPNDRSTVAQWGSRYAMSERTLTRLIKKETGISFGRWRTQLHIIIAIQRLSSHRSVQQVSEELGYESVSAFITMFKKKLGESPKRYVNQRE